A genomic segment from Nocardia cyriacigeorgica GUH-2 encodes:
- the dapA gene encoding 4-hydroxy-tetrahydrodipicolinate synthase, producing MRNHPGPGSAGDSSRLHASGTVGVAMVTPFSAEGKLDVDTGVALAARLVDRGVDLLAISGTTGESPTTTESEKADLLRAVVDAVGSRATVIAGAGTYDTAHSVELARNAQRAGAHGLLVVTPYYSRPTQEGLIAHFTAVADATDLPVTLYDIPPRSIVPIASDTIRRLAEHPRIVAVKDAKGDLNAGAELIATTGLDFYSGDDTLNLPWLSIGATGFISVIGHLVPERLRELVDAYTAGDVVRAREINAGLVPLNAAMARLGGVAMSKAGLRLLGLDVGEPRLPQLMPGPDQLDLLSADLRAAGVLG from the coding sequence ATGCGTAACCACCCAGGGCCCGGCAGCGCCGGCGATTCGAGTCGGCTGCATGCCTCCGGCACGGTCGGCGTCGCGATGGTGACCCCCTTCAGTGCCGAGGGCAAGCTCGACGTCGACACCGGCGTCGCGCTGGCGGCCCGCCTGGTCGACCGCGGCGTCGACCTGCTCGCGATCTCCGGTACCACCGGTGAATCGCCGACCACCACCGAATCGGAGAAGGCCGATCTGCTGCGCGCCGTCGTCGACGCCGTGGGCTCGCGCGCCACCGTGATCGCCGGTGCCGGAACCTATGACACCGCGCATTCGGTGGAGCTGGCGCGCAACGCGCAGCGGGCGGGTGCCCACGGTTTGCTGGTGGTGACCCCGTACTACTCGCGGCCCACCCAGGAAGGCCTGATCGCACACTTCACCGCGGTCGCCGACGCCACCGATCTGCCGGTGACCCTCTACGACATTCCGCCGCGCTCGATCGTGCCGATCGCCTCCGACACCATCCGCCGCCTGGCCGAGCATCCGCGCATCGTCGCGGTCAAGGACGCCAAGGGCGATCTCAACGCCGGTGCCGAACTCATCGCCACCACCGGCCTGGACTTCTACTCCGGCGACGACACCCTGAACCTGCCGTGGCTGTCGATCGGCGCGACCGGATTCATCAGTGTCATCGGACATCTGGTGCCGGAACGGCTGCGCGAACTGGTCGACGCCTACACCGCCGGTGACGTCGTGCGCGCCCGTGAGATCAACGCCGGGCTGGTGCCGTTGAACGCCGCCATGGCGCGCCTGGGTGGTGTGGCCATGTCGAAGGCGGGCCTGCGCCTGCTCGGCCTCGACGTCGGCGAGCCGCGGCTGCCGCAGCTCATGCCCGGTCCCGATCAGCTCGACCTGCTCAGCGCCGATCTGCGCGCGGCGGGAGTGCTCGGATGA
- a CDS encoding winged helix-turn-helix domain-containing protein yields MRTMSAAAARRTALAAQGFGKAKPAKATRRTILAALDRTQLLQLDSVSAVVRAHYAPVFSRIGAYDRGLLDEASWHAGTRRPRALVEYWAHEAALIPVEDWPLMRWRMQRYRHGRWGGARAVVERNPTLGKDILDVITEVGAASAGEVERHLELDKPRPPGSWWNLSDTKVICEQLFAAGELSVRRRVGFTRHYDLAERVLPAEVFARSVPEDEAVRELVLRAATALGVATEPDLRDYYRLSSAQTKPAIAELVDAGELIPVQVADWAAPAYLRAGAATPRRIAGAALLCPFDPLIFFRARTERLFDFHYRIEIYTPEAKRIHGYYVFPFLLDGELVGRVDLRADRGSGRLLVPGAFAEPGRCDAHTAQALWTALREMADWLELDDVVIGERGDLAPLLRTAG; encoded by the coding sequence ATGCGGACGATGAGTGCGGCGGCGGCGCGGCGGACGGCGCTGGCGGCGCAGGGCTTCGGCAAGGCGAAGCCCGCCAAGGCGACCAGGCGGACGATCCTCGCCGCGCTGGACAGAACCCAACTGCTGCAATTGGATTCGGTCTCCGCCGTGGTCCGCGCGCATTACGCACCCGTGTTCAGCCGCATCGGCGCCTACGATCGCGGCTTGCTGGACGAGGCGTCCTGGCATGCGGGCACCCGCAGGCCCCGCGCCCTGGTGGAGTACTGGGCGCACGAGGCGGCACTGATCCCGGTCGAGGACTGGCCGCTGATGCGCTGGCGCATGCAGCGCTACCGGCACGGACGCTGGGGAGGGGCGCGTGCGGTCGTCGAACGCAATCCCACGCTCGGCAAAGACATTCTCGACGTCATCACCGAGGTCGGCGCGGCCAGTGCCGGTGAGGTGGAACGTCATCTGGAACTGGACAAGCCGCGTCCGCCGGGATCGTGGTGGAACCTCAGCGATACCAAGGTGATCTGCGAGCAGCTCTTCGCCGCCGGGGAGCTCTCGGTGAGACGACGGGTCGGCTTCACCCGTCACTACGACCTCGCCGAGCGGGTCCTGCCGGCCGAGGTGTTCGCGCGATCGGTCCCCGAAGACGAGGCCGTGCGCGAACTCGTGCTGCGCGCGGCCACCGCGCTGGGCGTCGCCACCGAGCCCGACCTGCGCGACTACTACCGGCTCTCCAGCGCGCAGACCAAACCCGCGATCGCCGAGCTGGTGGACGCGGGCGAACTGATCCCGGTGCAGGTCGCCGACTGGGCGGCACCGGCCTATCTGCGCGCCGGGGCCGCCACGCCGCGCCGGATCGCCGGCGCCGCCCTGCTGTGCCCGTTCGACCCGTTGATCTTCTTCCGTGCCCGCACCGAACGCCTCTTCGACTTCCACTACCGGATCGAGATCTACACCCCGGAAGCCAAGCGGATACACGGGTACTACGTCTTTCCGTTCCTGCTCGACGGCGAGCTAGTCGGCCGCGTCGATCTGCGCGCCGACCGAGGTTCCGGGCGGCTGCTGGTGCCCGGTGCCTTCGCCGAACCGGGCCGCTGTGACGCGCACACGGCGCAGGCGTTGTGGACGGCCCTGCGGGAGATGGCCGACTGGCTCGAGCTCGACGACGTCGTCATCGGAGAGCGGGGCGACCTGGCGCCGCTGTTGCGCACGGCAGGATGA
- a CDS encoding ATP-binding protein, with product MAAGPRAASAPVTASGLLDTAPTTPAPLDRLRATRWWRRLAAVSRDQAADASERILRRFGLVVGLAGVIAALVELPEIADQSRDIAPGWTITAVLLAFGMFPVLAVASISAPPRTIRLVSGAAAVSFLAAMVVIMLAYSQPADAAGSVWVYRVLALGVLAAALAWPTGPAIGYLFAGSALSAVVNLFVVPDVSALTMAGDFARAAGLCALFLWCVVYAREAGIRVDRESEVASSRAAAVAGAAARDRERARFAALIHDAVLSTLLDASRGGTESPVLRRQAERTLEQLDESRAGSGDPDHLDAQSAIGFLRSAVHEVNPGIEFTARRTAGFDDLRLPVTAASTIAAALAEAARNSLRHATVPDRQVRRSVTVTVSAGGIRTEMRDDGAGFDQNRVPVDRLGISVSILGRMRQLAGGAAFVESQPGEGTTVTLVWGGDG from the coding sequence ATGGCTGCCGGTCCCCGAGCGGCATCCGCGCCCGTGACCGCGTCCGGCTTGCTGGACACCGCCCCGACCACGCCCGCCCCGCTCGATCGCCTGCGCGCGACCCGTTGGTGGCGCCGGTTGGCCGCCGTGTCGCGAGATCAGGCCGCCGATGCCTCCGAACGGATTCTGCGCCGATTCGGGCTGGTCGTCGGATTGGCCGGGGTGATCGCCGCCCTCGTCGAACTGCCCGAGATCGCTGATCAGAGTCGCGATATCGCCCCGGGGTGGACGATTACCGCGGTCCTGCTGGCCTTTGGCATGTTCCCGGTACTGGCCGTGGCGTCGATCAGTGCGCCGCCCCGGACCATTCGCCTGGTCAGCGGTGCGGCCGCGGTGAGCTTTCTGGCCGCCATGGTGGTGATCATGCTGGCCTATTCGCAGCCGGCCGACGCCGCCGGCTCGGTCTGGGTGTACCGGGTGCTCGCCCTCGGCGTGCTCGCGGCGGCGCTGGCCTGGCCCACCGGGCCCGCCATCGGCTATCTGTTCGCCGGTTCGGCGCTGTCGGCGGTGGTGAATCTGTTCGTGGTGCCCGATGTCTCCGCGCTGACGATGGCCGGCGATTTCGCCCGCGCGGCCGGGTTATGCGCGTTGTTCTTGTGGTGCGTGGTCTACGCCAGGGAAGCCGGCATCCGGGTCGACCGGGAATCGGAGGTGGCCAGTAGCCGGGCCGCCGCCGTCGCGGGTGCGGCGGCGCGCGACCGGGAACGCGCCCGGTTCGCGGCCCTGATCCACGACGCGGTGCTGTCGACCCTGCTCGACGCCTCCCGCGGTGGCACCGAGTCGCCGGTGCTGCGCCGCCAGGCCGAACGGACGCTGGAACAGCTCGACGAATCCCGCGCGGGCAGTGGCGACCCCGATCATCTGGACGCCCAATCGGCGATCGGTTTCCTGCGCTCAGCGGTCCACGAGGTGAATCCCGGCATCGAATTCACCGCCCGCCGCACCGCCGGATTCGATGATCTGCGCCTGCCGGTGACCGCGGCGAGCACGATCGCCGCCGCGCTGGCCGAGGCGGCGCGCAACAGTCTGCGCCACGCCACCGTGCCCGACCGGCAGGTGCGTCGCAGCGTCACCGTGACGGTCAGCGCCGGCGGCATCCGCACCGAAATGCGCGATGACGGCGCCGGATTCGATCAGAACCGGGTGCCGGTGGACCGGCTCGGCATCTCGGTCAGCATTCTCGGCCGGATGCGACAGCTCGCCGGCGGCGCCGCATTCGTGGAATCGCAGCCGGGCGAAGGGACGACGGTGACCTTGGTCTGGGGTGGCGATGGCTGA
- a CDS encoding response regulator transcription factor, with protein MGVVEVTWAEGVESTPRRIGLVEDHESVAIGLAAMLAPHPDLDLVATAGTVAELLADPAVAEPIDLVVLDLRLADGSTPEDNVRALRERGMEVLVFTGADNAFLVRSAARAGVLGVVRKSEDVPTVVAAVRRAASGEQVVTTDWAAAIDGDPQLSSVGLSPRQEEVLTLYASGEKASRVARLTGLSEQTVNDYLGRIRQKYADAGRPAPTKTDLYKRAVEDGWLPVPERHPRP; from the coding sequence ATGGGAGTTGTCGAGGTGACGTGGGCCGAAGGGGTCGAAAGCACGCCACGCCGGATAGGGCTGGTCGAAGACCATGAATCGGTCGCGATCGGCTTGGCGGCGATGCTCGCTCCGCATCCCGATCTCGACCTGGTGGCGACCGCGGGCACGGTCGCCGAACTGCTCGCCGATCCCGCGGTGGCCGAGCCGATCGATCTGGTGGTCCTGGATCTGCGCCTGGCCGACGGCTCGACGCCCGAGGACAATGTGCGCGCGCTGCGCGAGCGCGGCATGGAGGTGCTGGTGTTCACCGGCGCCGACAACGCTTTCCTGGTGCGCTCGGCGGCCCGTGCCGGTGTGCTCGGGGTGGTGCGCAAGTCCGAAGACGTGCCCACCGTGGTGGCCGCGGTGCGCCGGGCGGCCTCCGGTGAACAGGTCGTCACCACCGACTGGGCCGCCGCCATCGATGGCGATCCGCAGTTGTCCAGCGTGGGGTTGAGCCCGCGTCAGGAAGAGGTGCTCACCCTCTACGCGTCGGGGGAGAAGGCGTCGCGGGTGGCTCGGCTCACCGGGTTGTCGGAGCAGACCGTCAACGACTATCTGGGCCGGATCCGGCAGAAGTACGCCGACGCAGGCAGGCCCGCGCCGACCAAGACCGATCTGTACAAGCGCGCGGTGGAGGATGGATGGCTGCCGGTCCCCGAGCGGCATCCGCGCCCGTGA
- a CDS encoding flavodoxin family protein — protein sequence MQAMFEAVVSGATDPEIEGVEVVRRAALAVTPSDVLEADGYVLGTPANLGYMSGALKHAFDVIYYPCLDSTRGRPFGAYFHGNEGTEGAEKGLTSITTGLGWSKSADYVVVSGKPSKSDLETCWELGATVAAGLAP from the coding sequence ATGCAGGCGATGTTCGAGGCCGTGGTCTCCGGCGCGACCGATCCGGAGATCGAGGGCGTGGAGGTGGTGCGCCGGGCCGCGCTCGCGGTCACCCCGTCCGATGTGCTCGAAGCCGACGGCTACGTGCTCGGCACGCCCGCCAACCTCGGATACATGAGTGGCGCCCTCAAGCACGCCTTCGACGTCATCTACTACCCGTGCCTGGATTCCACGCGCGGGCGCCCGTTCGGCGCGTATTTCCACGGCAACGAGGGCACCGAGGGCGCGGAGAAAGGCCTCACGTCGATCACGACCGGGCTCGGGTGGTCGAAGTCCGCCGACTACGTGGTGGTCTCGGGTAAGCCGAGCAAGAGTGACCTGGAAACCTGCTGGGAGCTGGGCGCGACGGTCGCGGCAGGCCTGGCGCCCTGA
- the dapB gene encoding 4-hydroxy-tetrahydrodipicolinate reductase, whose product MTAPIRVGVLGAQGKVGQAICAAVEAAADLELVAGVDKDDPLEKFLETGTQVVVDFTHPDVVMGNLKFLVEHGIHAVVGTTGFDAARLDEVNGWLAGKPHVGVLIAPNFAIGAVLSMRFAEQAARFFESVEVIELHHPNKADAPSGTAYRTAGLIAQAREKAGVGRSPDATSTELEGARGADVDGVRVHSVRLAGLVAHQEVLFGTQGETLTIRHDSIDRSSFAPGVLLGVRRIADRPGLTVGLDPLLDL is encoded by the coding sequence GTGACCGCACCGATTCGGGTGGGTGTGCTCGGCGCGCAGGGCAAGGTCGGACAGGCGATCTGCGCGGCGGTCGAGGCCGCCGCGGATCTGGAGCTGGTCGCGGGTGTCGACAAGGATGATCCGCTGGAGAAGTTCCTGGAGACCGGCACCCAGGTCGTCGTCGACTTCACCCATCCCGACGTGGTGATGGGCAACCTGAAATTCCTTGTCGAGCACGGCATCCACGCCGTGGTGGGCACCACCGGTTTCGACGCCGCGCGGCTCGACGAAGTCAACGGCTGGCTGGCGGGCAAGCCGCACGTCGGGGTGCTGATCGCGCCGAACTTCGCCATTGGCGCGGTGCTGTCGATGCGGTTCGCCGAGCAGGCCGCGCGCTTCTTCGAATCCGTCGAGGTCATCGAGCTGCATCACCCGAACAAGGCCGACGCGCCGTCGGGTACCGCCTACCGCACCGCCGGGCTGATCGCCCAGGCCAGGGAGAAGGCCGGCGTGGGTCGCAGCCCCGACGCCACCAGCACCGAGCTCGAGGGTGCCCGCGGCGCCGACGTCGACGGTGTGCGGGTGCATTCGGTGCGCCTGGCCGGGCTCGTCGCCCACCAGGAGGTGCTGTTCGGCACCCAGGGGGAGACGCTGACCATCCGCCACGATTCCATCGACCGGTCCTCCTTCGCGCCCGGTGTGCTGCTCGGGGTGCGCCGCATCGCCGACCGTCCCGGACTCACCGTCGGGCTCGATCCGCTGCTGGACCTGTGA
- a CDS encoding VOC family protein, protein MSVQFNHTIVGCKDNRVSAEFWADILGVTAGTEWGPFIPVTVDNGVTFDFANVPPHIGDIQPQHYAFLVSEDEFDAAYDKIRRYRLDYWADPRQQDAGQINHNDGGRGIYFLDPSGHFVELITVPYGGWPQ, encoded by the coding sequence CTGTCAGTACAGTTCAATCACACCATTGTCGGATGCAAGGACAATCGCGTGTCCGCCGAATTCTGGGCGGACATTCTGGGTGTCACGGCCGGAACCGAATGGGGGCCGTTCATTCCGGTCACCGTCGATAACGGTGTCACCTTCGATTTCGCGAACGTCCCGCCACATATCGGCGATATCCAGCCCCAGCATTACGCGTTTCTGGTCTCGGAGGACGAGTTCGACGCCGCCTACGACAAGATCCGCCGGTACCGGCTGGACTACTGGGCCGATCCACGTCAGCAGGACGCGGGGCAGATCAACCACAACGATGGCGGTCGAGGCATCTACTTCCTCGACCCCAGCGGGCACTTCGTGGAGCTGATCACCGTCCCGTACGGCGGCTGGCCCCAGTAA
- a CDS encoding MFS transporter has translation MAATMAVPGAERASQSWAYALVLAASGVALGVSGVPAPLYGIYEREWHLSPLTTTIVFAVYAVAALGAVLVSGRVSDVVGRKPVLLGAFATMIVGLIVFVLADTVPMLLLARALHGFAVGATVVAGAAALLDLRPHRGARSGQLTGVAFNVGMAVAILGSALLAQYAPNPLRTPYVVISVVCLIIGVGVLALREPHVARAAGRIRIAKPAVPQEIRGDFWFSAIGVMAAWSVLGVLLSLYPSLAAEQTGIHNLVFGGLVVASTALSAALAQLFATGVPARAAAIIGDIGMAIALLLTVPALGTHNWVAVIGIGLALGATFGLGFGGSLRHLSNVVPQHKRGETMSAYYLLAYSAMALPTVVAGWAATTWGLGTVFPWFVGAVAVACLIAAGLGVRRGRAEVRTQV, from the coding sequence ATGGCAGCGACAATGGCCGTGCCCGGGGCGGAGCGGGCATCGCAGTCGTGGGCGTACGCGCTGGTGCTGGCCGCCAGCGGCGTCGCGCTCGGGGTGTCGGGGGTTCCGGCGCCGCTGTATGGCATCTACGAGCGGGAATGGCATCTGTCGCCGCTCACCACCACCATCGTGTTCGCCGTCTACGCGGTCGCGGCGCTGGGCGCGGTGCTGGTCTCGGGCCGGGTCTCCGATGTGGTCGGGCGCAAGCCGGTGCTGCTGGGCGCGTTCGCCACCATGATCGTCGGCCTGATCGTGTTCGTGCTGGCCGATACCGTGCCGATGCTGCTGCTGGCGCGGGCACTGCACGGCTTCGCGGTCGGCGCCACGGTGGTGGCCGGCGCGGCGGCACTGCTGGACCTGCGTCCGCATCGCGGTGCGCGGTCCGGCCAGCTCACCGGTGTGGCCTTCAATGTCGGTATGGCGGTGGCGATCCTGGGGTCGGCGCTGCTCGCGCAGTACGCGCCGAATCCACTGCGCACCCCCTATGTGGTGATCAGCGTGGTCTGCTTGATCATCGGTGTCGGTGTGCTGGCGTTGCGGGAGCCGCATGTCGCGCGGGCCGCGGGCCGCATCCGGATCGCCAAGCCGGCCGTCCCGCAGGAGATTCGCGGTGATTTCTGGTTCTCCGCGATCGGGGTGATGGCGGCATGGTCGGTGCTGGGTGTGCTGCTGTCGCTGTATCCATCGTTGGCCGCGGAGCAGACCGGCATCCACAATCTGGTCTTCGGTGGGCTGGTGGTGGCGTCGACGGCGCTGTCGGCGGCGCTGGCACAGCTATTCGCGACCGGGGTGCCGGCACGGGCGGCGGCCATCATCGGCGATATCGGCATGGCGATTGCCCTGCTGCTGACGGTGCCGGCCCTCGGCACACACAACTGGGTCGCGGTGATCGGCATCGGGCTGGCCCTCGGCGCCACCTTCGGGCTCGGGTTCGGTGGCTCGCTGCGCCACCTGTCCAATGTCGTACCGCAGCACAAGCGCGGCGAGACCATGTCGGCCTACTACCTGCTGGCCTACTCGGCGATGGCGCTGCCCACCGTCGTGGCGGGCTGGGCCGCGACGACGTGGGGTCTGGGCACGGTGTTTCCGTGGTTCGTCGGTGCGGTGGCGGTGGCGTGCCTGATCGCGGCGGGTCTGGGTGTGCGTCGTGGACGCGCCGAGGTGCGCACGCAGGTCTGA
- a CDS encoding ArsR/SmtB family transcription factor, translating to MTDTTAVTGSEVHPVAALPVVLGALQDPVRLEMVRRLSNAGTAVRCGALYDVINKSTATHHFKILREAGVIERLVVDGQTCQRLRTDALDEALPGLLASVVEAANRAQGD from the coding sequence ATGACGGACACCACAGCGGTCACCGGCTCCGAGGTCCATCCCGTGGCCGCGCTCCCCGTTGTGCTCGGCGCGCTACAGGATCCGGTGCGCCTGGAGATGGTGCGCCGGCTCAGCAATGCGGGCACCGCGGTGCGCTGCGGAGCGCTCTACGACGTGATCAACAAGTCCACCGCGACCCACCATTTCAAGATCCTGCGCGAGGCCGGCGTCATCGAACGGCTGGTCGTCGACGGCCAGACCTGCCAGCGTTTGCGCACCGATGCCCTCGACGAGGCGCTGCCGGGGTTGCTGGCGTCGGTGGTCGAGGCAGCGAACCGGGCACAGGGCGACTGA
- a CDS encoding tetratricopeptide repeat protein: MDSVELALARSVVEVAAGRRSLARDVLEQALNEAPDEARLLARLAEEHLESGDIARARQTADVACRADPKQADAWMVAALAAGAQARHEQAVRHAQRAIELLPADPAARLLYCLMVDRYAKSTKAMRAEGKFSLTIAGLHAAPGSRVKVAGAEVAISAIDLDARSGPNRATVRDLRTLVGAGVDTAPAHQRLTEYVWRTLLRLVGLFWGWAAIVAVTSTFAGPSVLRLVDSAVLGAFGFIGVRSLRRARRRLPKGYLGMRARRPEAVLGLLVFVVALPLALIGHAAITIDRGDTATTLGYVVVLTALGASALAHLLLFIAWVRPACGAEDRDANWVYAMSGVILVVPPAVVIGGVLALLHGVALRPDGAWAFAVFAAIVVATLCVEAALSFIAETPWVPGAIMLPILLLPAAGCALLMVWALRRLVFG; the protein is encoded by the coding sequence ATGGATTCGGTGGAGTTGGCGCTCGCGCGGTCGGTGGTGGAGGTGGCGGCCGGGCGGCGGTCGCTCGCGCGTGACGTGCTCGAACAGGCGTTGAACGAGGCGCCGGACGAGGCTCGGCTGTTGGCGCGGCTGGCCGAGGAGCACCTGGAATCGGGCGATATCGCCCGGGCTCGGCAGACGGCGGATGTGGCGTGCCGGGCCGATCCGAAGCAGGCCGACGCCTGGATGGTGGCCGCGCTGGCCGCAGGAGCCCAGGCTCGGCACGAGCAGGCCGTCCGGCACGCTCAGCGCGCAATCGAACTCCTTCCGGCCGACCCCGCGGCGCGGCTGCTGTACTGCCTCATGGTCGACCGGTACGCCAAGAGCACCAAGGCGATGCGAGCGGAGGGCAAGTTCTCGCTGACGATCGCCGGATTGCACGCCGCGCCGGGCAGCCGGGTGAAGGTAGCGGGAGCGGAGGTCGCCATAAGTGCGATCGATCTCGACGCGCGGTCGGGCCCGAACCGTGCCACCGTGCGTGACCTGCGGACGTTGGTCGGTGCCGGGGTCGACACCGCGCCCGCGCACCAACGGCTCACCGAATACGTCTGGCGGACGCTGCTGCGGCTGGTCGGATTGTTCTGGGGCTGGGCGGCTATCGTGGCGGTGACCTCGACGTTCGCCGGGCCGTCGGTGCTGCGGCTGGTGGATTCAGCGGTACTGGGCGCCTTCGGTTTCATCGGCGTGCGTTCGCTGCGCCGAGCCCGGCGGCGGTTGCCCAAGGGCTATCTCGGGATGCGGGCCAGGCGGCCCGAAGCGGTTCTCGGCCTCCTCGTCTTCGTCGTCGCGTTGCCGCTCGCGCTCATCGGCCACGCCGCGATCACCATCGACCGTGGTGATACGGCCACGACGCTCGGGTATGTGGTGGTACTGACCGCGTTGGGGGCGTCGGCACTAGCTCATCTGCTGCTGTTCATCGCGTGGGTTCGGCCCGCCTGCGGCGCCGAGGATCGCGACGCGAACTGGGTGTACGCCATGTCGGGAGTGATCCTGGTCGTTCCGCCCGCTGTGGTCATCGGGGGTGTGCTCGCCCTCCTGCACGGCGTGGCCTTGCGGCCGGACGGCGCGTGGGCATTCGCGGTGTTCGCCGCAATCGTCGTCGCGACCCTGTGCGTGGAGGCCGCGCTGTCGTTCATCGCCGAGACCCCCTGGGTCCCCGGCGCGATCATGCTGCCGATTCTGCTGCTACCGGCTGCCGGGTGCGCCCTGCTGATGGTGTGGGCGTTGCGGCGGTTGGTGTTCGGATAG
- a CDS encoding M16 family metallopeptidase, with the protein MSKTETATETGVRRTVLPGGLRVVTEHLPGVRSASIGVWVGVGSRDEGPTVAGAAHFLEHLLFKATPTRTALDIAEAMDAVGGELNAFTAKEQTCYYAHVLDEDLPLAVELVSDVVLNGLCRSVDVDVERQVVLEEIAMRDDDPEDLVGDAFLTALFGDHPIGRPVIGSVESIEGMRATQLRSFHQRRYRPDRMVVAVAGNVEHEHTVELVHRAFADRLDPTAEPMPRREGRFRTRTAPQLHWSHRDSEQSHLVFGVRAFGRHEGERRWPLSVLNTVVGGGLSSRLFQRIREERGLAYSVYSSVDTFADTGAFSVYIGCQPENLAEVAALARGVLEEVAANGITDAECARAKGSLRGGLVLGLEDSSSRMNRIGRSELSYGNHRSVSETLARIDAVTTEEVSEIARTLLERPFGASVAGPYRRTRDLPAAVRRLVES; encoded by the coding sequence ATGAGCAAAACGGAGACGGCGACCGAGACCGGTGTCCGGCGCACGGTGCTGCCCGGCGGGTTGCGGGTGGTGACCGAGCACCTACCCGGTGTGCGTTCGGCATCGATCGGCGTGTGGGTCGGGGTCGGTTCGCGCGATGAGGGCCCGACGGTCGCCGGTGCCGCCCATTTCCTCGAGCATCTGCTGTTCAAGGCCACCCCCACCCGCACCGCGCTCGATATCGCCGAGGCGATGGACGCGGTAGGCGGTGAGCTGAACGCGTTCACCGCCAAGGAGCAGACCTGCTACTACGCCCATGTGCTGGACGAGGATCTGCCGCTGGCGGTGGAGCTGGTCTCCGATGTGGTGCTCAACGGGCTGTGCCGGTCGGTCGATGTCGATGTCGAGCGGCAGGTGGTGCTCGAAGAGATCGCCATGCGCGACGACGACCCCGAAGACCTGGTCGGCGACGCGTTCCTGACCGCGCTGTTCGGCGATCACCCGATCGGGCGGCCGGTGATCGGCTCGGTGGAATCCATCGAAGGGATGCGCGCCACCCAGCTGCGCTCGTTCCATCAGCGCCGCTACCGGCCCGACCGGATGGTGGTCGCGGTGGCGGGCAACGTGGAGCATGAGCACACCGTGGAGCTGGTGCATCGCGCCTTCGCCGACCGGCTCGACCCGACCGCCGAGCCGATGCCGCGGCGGGAGGGACGATTCCGGACCCGGACGGCGCCGCAACTGCACTGGAGCCACCGCGACAGCGAACAGTCGCATTTGGTGTTCGGGGTGCGCGCCTTCGGCCGCCATGAGGGCGAACGGCGCTGGCCGCTGTCGGTGCTCAACACCGTCGTCGGCGGCGGGCTGAGTTCGCGGCTGTTCCAACGCATCCGGGAAGAACGCGGCCTGGCGTACTCGGTGTACTCGAGCGTGGACACCTTCGCCGACACCGGCGCGTTCTCGGTCTACATCGGCTGCCAGCCGGAGAACCTGGCCGAGGTCGCCGCCCTCGCCCGCGGCGTGCTGGAAGAGGTGGCCGCCAACGGCATCACCGATGCCGAATGCGCTCGCGCCAAGGGCTCGCTGCGCGGCGGGCTGGTGCTCGGGCTCGAGGATTCCTCGTCACGGATGAACCGCATCGGCCGCAGCGAACTCAGCTACGGCAACCACCGCAGCGTCTCCGAGACGCTGGCCCGCATCGACGCGGTCACCACCGAGGAAGTCAGCGAAATCGCGCGCACGCTGCTGGAACGGCCGTTCGGAGCGTCGGTGGCGGGGCCGTACCGGCGCACGCGGGACTTGCCGGCGGCGGTGCGGCGGCTCGTCGAAAGCTGA